The genomic interval GTCAGTTGACGAAGAATTGGTCCGCATCCGCGGCACTGCGACTCGAAGGCGTCGACGTTTACAACCCGACTCTGCCAAGTCCGCAGATTTTGACCGACGCATTGGGAACGCACCTGCTTTCGACAATTCGTGGTTCGTTGATTCACGACACGCGTGACGCCGCATTCAATACAAGCGAAGGTCACTACTTGGAACTGTCGTACGAACAGGCATTCGGCGAATACAGCTATCCACGCTTTGAGGCCGAAGGTCGACAGTACTTCACGACATATCAGCGCGTGGACGGACAAGGAAAGCATACGATTCTGGTTCGCGGACAAGTGGGCTGGTCCGGAAACGACACGCCCATCTTCGAACGATTCTTCGCTGGGGGCTTCCAGACATTCCGCGGCTTTGCGTTCCGCGGCGTCAGCCCCATCGACATGAACGTTTACACCGGGGGTAACTTCATGTTGCTCGGCGGTGCGGAATACCAACTGCCTGTCACCGCGAATGAAATGATCAAGCTCGTCGGCTTCACCGACGTCGGTACGGTGACCGATCGTGCCTCGCTGAGCGACTTCCGCGTCTCGATCGGTGCCGGTTTCCGTGTCTCGATCCCGATGATGGGTCCCGTCCCAATCGCCATCGACTTCGCAATCCCCGTCATGCAAGATCCAAACGATATCCGACAGGTCGTCAGCTTCTACGTCGGCATGAACCGCTAGTGCCCCGTTTTTTGTCCTAACTGGTTCACGAGCATTGTCCGCAGGCTCGTTGGCCAGCTCGCGGCGAGTCCATCGACGGATCAAAATAGACTGGAAGCGAAACCACAGCCGAAGCTGGGTGGTGTTAACCCCAGAAACCGGCCAGCAGCCAGGAAATTCCGGGATCAATTTCCGAGGATTCCGTTTGCGCCCACACGACGCGCAACAAGTCGGCTGAGACCAGCGAACCGACGATTAGCACGCAGAGCGAGGCGAACAGTAAGCCACAGAAGCCGGTGCTCCATTCCACTTCCTGTTTAACGGGCGCTTTTCGCAGCGACGTGATTTCGAACTGGCTGGAGCCTTCCGAAAAACTTTCGTCTCCCGCGTCGTCACCATCATCGAACGCCAGATCGTCGAAATCGTTGCCGCTCAGGTCTTCATCCGAGACTTCCAGTTCTTCGAGCGGTTCCTCGTCCGCGTCGTCCACCTCGAAGATACTGTCTTCGACGGTCTTTTTATTCTTTTTTCGACCTACCGGCGGGGCGTCTTCTTCATCATCTTCGAAAATGACGACGCTTTGGCCCGAATCACCCAGCATCTGCATTTCAGACGTATCGCTGGCATCGAACTCACTAAGGTCACTTGCGCTGACTTCGCCACTGTCGATGGGGCTGAGCAGTGGCGCGGTCGAATCGAGATCGTCCTCATCCCCTTCCGAGAACAGCAGCGGCGATGTTGCCTCGATGTCGTCTCGAGCTTTGCCCTTCAGATTTTTGCTGCTGCCACTTTTCTTCGGCTTCTTGCCAAGATTGCTGCCGCTACTGGCCGAAGCGAGCTTGATCCCGCTGTCGTCACCAAATTTCACTCCGCTGTCGGCGAACCGAATCCCGCTATCCAGGCCTTCCAGCGAAATTCCGCTATCGGCAGGCTGCATCAATTGCACGCCGCTGTCTTCGGACAATCGGATGCCACTGTCCCCGGCCAGTGCGACGCCGCTGTCGCCTGCGAGCCTGATTCCGCTATCCCCCGACAGCGTCACGGCCGAATCGTTTGCGTCGGACAACACTGAAGCGCTGTTGTCGGTATCACCGAGATCAAAATCGATCTTGCCAGAATCGGAATCCAGCGGTTTGCGGCCCGATGATTTTCCGCCGCGACTGCTGCGCGGCAGCAGCATCACATCGCTGTCACTATCGGATTCCAGCGACTTCCCGCCGATCAGTTTGACATCACTGTCGCTCTCCATCAGCGGGGCGAGGCGGACATCGCTGTCGGACTGGGCCATTCGCACGTCACTATCGGAACGAGCCAGGCGCACATCGCTATCCGAATCAACGAGCGAGACTCCTGAATCGACCAGCTTGACGTCGCTATCAGAATCGGGCAATCCCGCGTCGATCATTCTGACATCGCTGTCGGAATCGGCCTTCCCCAGTGGCTTCGGCTTGACGATGGTGACATCGCTATCGCTGCCCTTTTTGGGAGCCCGCGCCGGCTCAACCAGGCGAATATCACTATCGGATTTTTGCAGGTCGATTGATGCGATATCGGCGCTACTGCCGGAGAGTCGTTTCTTCGACGGATCTTCTGCACTTACCAGCCGCACGTCACTATCGGAATCGATCCCGAGTGCACGGCGGACGACCGTTGGCTGATTGCCGATCTCATCATTTTCGTCCGCATCGTCGATCATCGGCAGGTCTGGGTCCGAGTCGGGCTGTGACCGACGACGGAACTCGGCGATATCGTCCGCCTTGAACTTCCAGGTGCCACGATCGGCGAACCCCCGGATCTCGCCTTTCTCGCGCAGGCGGATCAGTTCTTCGGTCTTGATGCGCAGTTGGATCGCGGCTTCCTCGAGACTGAGATACTTCTTGTTCGGGGCCATCAATCAAACTCCGCTCAAAACGTGTCGCGATTCAGGACGAGGATTCAACTGTGCTGCCCGGGAGACGGTTCCGCGGACCTGCACAAACATAAACTTCAGGTAATCGGAAAACTCGACGCAGCCCGGATGGACCTCCAAGGCAGACCATCTAGGATTCGTCGATGAAACTTGGAATCGGCTATTCGAAGCACCGACACCACTTAGATCGGCGTTTCGGCAAATGACTTTTCGCGAACCCACCCGCGACATCCGGACACCTGACCCGAAATTCGAAATCGGCAGGCAGGATCGTTACGGACGGTGTACCGCACGCTTAAGTCTATCGCTGCATTTTCCCCGCTGACAAGGGGCTACCCTGCCGAGAATGTTCCGAATACGAAAGCCGCAACGAAAATAGCGATTATTCGGCCGGCCTCATTCCATGACGACTCGTCCAACCGGTTGAAGTTCATTCGCGACAGTCGGTTCTTCCGGTTGTGGTTCGGTTCGTCCGACGATTCGTGAGAACTGGTGAAGAGCATTGCGGCGCAGCCACCAGGTCAACCCAATGTAGATCGTGAAGTGCAAGCAGAAAATACACCAGGCAACGATGAGGTTCAGAGTCAAATTGTGATTCAGCGCCTGAGGATTTTGCCCCAGACCGATCAGGGCATCTGATTCGAAGATCATCTGACGCGGGCTAAACGACTCGAAAAAAACGTCTAGCGACTCGAAATCGACGGGGCCGACGATGATCGCCGGTACGGCACAGGCCGCACCAACCAGTGCAAACGTGGCCAGCACGGCCTGCATCTGGGTTCGCATCCTCAGGCCAAGCTGAAAACCGAGCCACATGATCAGCTGCAAGTAGACGATCGAAGTCAGAGCCATCGTCGCCAGCTTCAAAGCCGCTTTGTGCCAATCGACTGGCGAGGGGCTGACGACGACATAGCTGCTCCAGACGGCCTGAAACACGAGAAGTGTTGTGAAGGGCACCAGCAGAATCAGGATCAACCGCCTGACGCCCGACAGCTTTTGCAGCACAATCTCGCTCGACGACACCGGCATGACCAGCAGCACATCCAGTGACTGGCGAATTCGTTCCGATGGAATCACGCCCGTGGCATGAATGGTGACACAGATGATCGACACGATCCAAAAGAACGCCTGAAAACCGGGGACGGGCCCCACGACATTCATCCGGCCATCGGACAGTGTCATCGAAATCGCAATGATGAGCGGGGCCATCAACATCATCAGAATACGAAACTGATAGCGGAATGTTCCCAGCGACTTCTTTCGCGTCTCGCGCCAGGTGATCGCATCGTCCTGCGGCAACGGATCTTGGTCCGTTACGAGCACAATTCCGCCTGTGGTGACTCGGTTGAGCTCCGTAAAGAAACGATCGGCGACTTGAAACGCTTCGAGCACCAGATTGCGAATGGGCAAAAACGCGCGACGGACGAGCACTCGCGACGCGGCAAACAGAATCAGCAGCGACGCAAGCATCGGAAACACAGTGACGACAATAAATGTTTCATTGAAGAAAAAGCGGATGAGATCGCCGGTCAACCCGCTACTTGGACGCGCCCCAAAGGGATTGGGAGCGGAGTACAGGCGCATGAGGATCAATCGAGCCAGGAACATCGCGAACGGTGTCAGGCAGAACAGCAGGCAGAAGATCAGCAGATACGTCGACACGAATGCCGAGGACGTCGTTCGAAACCAGGTGGAACACAAGATTGAAATCGACGCGACGAGAAATGTCAGCGAAACGAGCCCCGAAACACCGATCAGCATGTCTGCAAGATCTACACCGCCAATTCCGTAGATAATGGCGAACAGTGGCAGTGACAGCAGTTGATAGGTGGCCATCGTGAAGACACGGCTGAGCAACTTTTCAAAGACAATCGTCAGGGGACTCAGCTTGGTCAACAGAAGCAGTGCGAGGGTATCTTTCTCTTTTTCGATCGTCAGTGCACCGCAAGTAATCGGCGGGATCAAGAGAAAAATCAGAGAGGCCTGCAACATGACCAGCGCGTCGAACAACCGTCGTCCACTGCCCATGTTCAGGACGCCAGCAAACCCCGATCCCCCAATCATGTCGTACTGCACCAGCGCCACGCCATACAGCACAATCGCGTAAATGACGCGAAAGATGTATGTGCGCTTATTCTGGGCTTGTTCGATCAATTCCTTGGTCAGCAGGGGCAGACTGAAAAGTTGCAGCAGCTTCACGAACCTGTTCCTCATCGACACGTCTCGAACCGGTTTCCAATTCAGGCCGTCTGGCCTTCCGTCAGTTTCATGAATGCCGTTTCCATATCCATGACCTCCGGCTGGAACATCCGGATTCGTGCCCCTTGTTTGTGAATGAAGTCGTGCAGATCCTCGACTTCTAGGCTGCCTTCTTGAAAGCGGATCGAAATTCGGTCCACCTGGTCGTCAACCTGGGTCACGCCCTCAAGCTGCCGCAATTGCTCAATTAAATCCGGAGTTTGAAACGCGACTTGCACGTGGACAATCTTCAGCACTCCCAGCCGCTGGTAGATCTCGGCGACGGACCCCTGCGCGACCATCCGTCCGGCTTCAATGATTCCAATCCGGGTACAAAGCTGCGCAAGTTCATGCAAGATGTGACTGGAGATGATGATGGTCTTGCCCATCTCTTTCAGCGCCTTCAGCAGCTCGCGCATTTCAATGCGGGCACGAGGATCAAGGCCCGATGCCGGTTCGTCGAGCAACAGGACGGCCGGATCGTGCAACAACACGCGTGCCAGCGACAATCGTTGCTTCATTCCTCGCGACAACGAATCGACCTGCGAATCAATTTTGCCAGTCAGGTCCGTCAACTGCAGGACATCTTCGACAACCGCCTTGCGTTTCTGGGGTGACAGACGATAGGCGGCAGCAAAAAAATGCAGGTACTCGCGAACCGTTAAGTCTTCGTAGACGCCAAAAAAATCCGGAACGTACCCAATTTGTTCACGCACGAGCTGCGGCTTGGATCGAATATTGAGTTCCATCACCCGGGCGACACCGCGATAGTTCGGCTGGAGCGTTGCCAAAACGCGGATGGTCGACGACTTTCCGGCACCGTTGGGGCCAATGAACCCGAACACCTCGCCGGGGGGAATCTGCAACGAAATCCCTTTGACTGCTTCCAACTTGCCGTATTGAATCGTCAGATTCTGTACATCGACGGCCAGCATGCCGACTCCTTCAAAACGAAATGCTCACACCATTCGACCGGTCGTCACCTCCGCCTGACAATACAAACTCCCGACGGAGGAATCCGCCGACGTCGTTACCGGGTGACCTGGCAACGCGATCCATTGTTTTCCATCTCGACCTGAAATGACATGCTCGCCCTGGTCGCGTCGCGAGTTCACGAACCGGACTTCCAAGCGGGCGAGCAGACACTATGTCTGACACACTAATCTGTTCGTGGGATCGGCGGCAAGGACACGGAGCTCCCGAAACGATCGCAAACTACGATTCGATCGGAACCCCTCTCATCGAAATCGATCGAATTCGTCGCCTGCGCGTCAACGAACTCGACAATCTTGTATTTCCTGCGTTTCCTCAGAACAGGTCTTGTCGAAAAAGCGGCTGGCGACGGACACGTCAAGCGATTATGTTCGATTAGTTTGAATTCCACACCTGCGCCTTGCGACCACCGCCGACCGGGCCGTCGACACGCTTCGCCTTTGAAGCGATCTCGAGTCCCAAACCTGCCTGCTGTTCTGCTTCGCTCACCTGGCCACATACTTCGAAACGAATGCCGATGTTCAATCCGCTCGCGCTGGCATTTACACATTCACAAATGATACGTCGTTGTCGCGACGAGCGTCACCGAGTCGCGGCGACGGCTGTGAGTGGTCATCGACGGTTCGAAACGCGTGATCCGCAACGAGGGGGCGAGGCATTCCTTCGTGACTCGATCCTGCTGACTGTCGCCTTGATTGTGAGCACGTTACCCGTCCAGGCCGCGGATTCGATCGAATACAACCGCGATATTCGTCCCATTCTTTCCGAAAACTGCTTCTATTGTCATGGTCAGGATGGCAACAAACGGCAAGCCGATTTGCGGCTCGATCAACGCGATGCCGCCATCCAAGCCAAGGCGATTATTCCCCACGATACGGCAAACAGCTCGATCGTACGGCGAATTCTCTCGGGTGATCCCGACGAACAGATGCCACCGCCGAAATCGAATCGCCGATTGTCGCCGGAACAGAAAGAGTTGCTGCAGCGGTGGATTGCCGAAGGCGCCAAGTACCAGACGCACTGGGCCTTCGTGACACCGGTGCGACCTGCAGAACCGTCCGTCAAGAACGAGAAGTGGTCTCGCAATCCGATCGATCGTTTCGTCCTTGGCAAGCTCGAAGCGACGGAACTTGAACCGTCTCCCGAGGCGGATCGTGCGAAGTTGATCCGTCGTCTCTCGATCGATTTACTCGGTCTTCCACCGACGCCGGCCGAGGTCGATGCGTTTCTCGCCGATCCAGATCCTCTTGCCTATGAGACCCTTGTCGATCGGATGCTGCAAAACGAGCACTATGGCGAGCGTATGGCGCTGCCCTGGTTGGACGCGGCACGCTATGCCGATAGCAATGGATTTCAGCAAGATGGTGATACTTGGCAATGGATGTGGCGCGACGAGCTTGTTCGAGCACTCAATCAAGACCAGCCGTTTGATCAGTTCACAATCTGGCAATTGGCGGGCGACTTGCTGCCCAATGCCACAACCGAACAAAAGCTCGCTAGCGGCTTCAATCGCAATCATCTGTTGAACGGCGAGGGTGGCGCGATCGCCGAAGAGCAACGGTTTGTCAATCTGTTTGATCGCGTCGACACCACCGCCACGACCTGGCTGGGGCTGACGATGGCCTGTTCACAGTGCCATGATCACAAATACGACCCGTTGACCATGCAAGACTATTACGGATTACTGGACGCCTTCAACCGCGTCCCCGAAACCGGGACACCACAACGGATGTCCAGCCGAATCCGTGTTGCCGCTCCTTTTCTGGAACTGCTGACGGATGAGAATCGAAGACAGATTGCCGAGTACGAATCTCGCATCAAGCAACTCGACGAACAGGCCGCGCCGCTCGCGAATGCCGCGTACGAAGGATGGCGTCAGGGAATCGCGGCCGACACCAATCCGGCCGATGTGACGGGGCTGCCTGCCAGTGTTGTCACCCTACTGCAAAAGCCTGAAGGCGAACGAACGGAGGATGAAAAAAAACAAGTGGAAGCGGAGCTTCGCAGCCTGTTCGACAAGCAGGTCCGCCCAGGACTGAACAGTAAGATTCCGATTCTTGGACAACTCGACGCCACCCGAAAGCAGTTCGCCGACTATAAGGGTGACCAGATTCCGCGGCCGATGATCATGAGCGACGGACAACCGCGAGAAACGGCCATCCTCGATCGTGGCGAATACCTGAAACCCAAAGACAAGGTTGCCTTCAATACTCCCGCATTTCTGCCACCACTGGCCGACGGATTACCACGCAACAGACTGGGATTCGCACAATGGCTGATTGCCCCCGAGAACCCGCTGATGGCACGAGTTCAAGTCAATCGAATGTGGCAGCACTTCTTCGAAACGGGGCTGGTAAAAACGGCAGAAGACTTTGGTGTGCAAAGCGAGTATCCGCTGCATCGATCGCTACTCGACTGGCTGGCCGTTGAGTTCCGTGAACGCGGTTGGAGCATGAAGCACATACACCGCCTGATTGTCACGAGCACCACCTACCGTCAATCAAGCCGATTGTCCCCCGCCTTACGTGCTGCCGACCCCGAAAACCGCCTGTTCGCGCGTGCCAGCCGATTTCGAATGCCGGCCATGCTGCTGCGAGACTGGGCGCTCAGCGCATCCAGTTTACTGAATGAGCGATTGGGCGGGGCACCGGTGTATCCTTATCAGCCCGCCGGCATCTGGGAACCCTTGGCGATCACGAAAGAACGCGACTTTACCTACCCTGCATCATCGGGTAGTGACCTCTATCGCAGAAGCATCTATACCTTTTGGCGACGCACGGTGGGACCGGCCAATATGTTCGATGCCTCCAATCGGCAGACGTGTCGAGTCCGTCTGGCAGCCACCAGCACACCGCTGCACGCGTTGACGACGTTGAATGATCCGACCTGGGTCGAAGCGGCGCGGGTTCTCGCAGAACATGGCATGAAGTCGGCATCCGACCTCGAGGCGCGACTGACCGCGATCTTTCGCCGAGTCATTGGTCGCCCTGTAACACAATCCGACCTGGCCTATTTGACAAAAGCCTTTAACCGCCAGGCGGCCATTTATCGCCAGGAGCCCGAGTTGGCCAAAGAACTGCTGTCAGTGGGAACGGCGAAACGTGACGAGTCGCTCGATCTGACCGACCATGCGGCACTGACGGCGGTCTGTCGAATGATCTTGAATCTGGATGAAGCCCTGACACGGGAATAGCGATTACGAAAGAGAACTCATGCACGAATTGCTTGCAGAACAAATGCAGCGACTCAATCGACGCCAGTTCTTTGGCACGTCGGCGACCGGCGTGGGCGTCGCGGCACTCGCGTCGCTGCTGGGACAATCTCATTCGACCGCCTTGGGCCGTGAGCAGGGGCTGCCCGGACTTCCGCACTTTGCCCCCAAGGCCAAACGTGTCGTCATGTTGTGGCAGGGTGGTGGCCCCTCGCACGTCGATCTGTTCGACGACAAACCGATGCTTCGCGAATGGGCCGGACAAGACATCCCCGATTCCATTCGCGGTACGACTCGCCTTTCGACAATGTCCAGCGGCTATGCAAACTGGCCCTGTCAACCGGCGATCAAGCCACATAAGCAGTATGGTAAATCCGGTGTCATGCTCAGCGAAATGCTTCCCAACGTGGGCAGTATTGTCGATGACATTTGCGTGGTTCGAAGCATGCATACCGAAGCCGTGAATCATGCCCCCGGCGTGACATTTTTTCTGACGGGTGCGCAGGTGCCGGGACGCCCCAGCCTGGGCGCCT from Schlesneria paludicola DSM 18645 carries:
- a CDS encoding DNA-binding protein encodes the protein MAPNKKYLSLEEAAIQLRIKTEELIRLREKGEIRGFADRGTWKFKADDIAEFRRRSQPDSDPDLPMIDDADENDEIGNQPTVVRRALGIDSDSDVRLVSAEDPSKKRLSGSSADIASIDLQKSDSDIRLVEPARAPKKGSDSDVTIVKPKPLGKADSDSDVRMIDAGLPDSDSDVKLVDSGVSLVDSDSDVRLARSDSDVRMAQSDSDVRLAPLMESDSDVKLIGGKSLESDSDSDVMLLPRSSRGGKSSGRKPLDSDSGKIDFDLGDTDNSASVLSDANDSAVTLSGDSGIRLAGDSGVALAGDSGIRLSEDSGVQLMQPADSGISLEGLDSGIRFADSGVKFGDDSGIKLASASSGSNLGKKPKKSGSSKNLKGKARDDIEATSPLLFSEGDEDDLDSTAPLLSPIDSGEVSASDLSEFDASDTSEMQMLGDSGQSVVIFEDDEEDAPPVGRKKNKKTVEDSIFEVDDADEEPLEELEVSDEDLSGNDFDDLAFDDGDDAGDESFSEGSSQFEITSLRKAPVKQEVEWSTGFCGLLFASLCVLIVGSLVSADLLRVVWAQTESSEIDPGISWLLAGFWG
- a CDS encoding ABC transporter permease, which codes for MKLLQLFSLPLLTKELIEQAQNKRTYIFRVIYAIVLYGVALVQYDMIGGSGFAGVLNMGSGRRLFDALVMLQASLIFLLIPPITCGALTIEKEKDTLALLLLTKLSPLTIVFEKLLSRVFTMATYQLLSLPLFAIIYGIGGVDLADMLIGVSGLVSLTFLVASISILCSTWFRTTSSAFVSTYLLIFCLLFCLTPFAMFLARLILMRLYSAPNPFGARPSSGLTGDLIRFFFNETFIVVTVFPMLASLLILFAASRVLVRRAFLPIRNLVLEAFQVADRFFTELNRVTTGGIVLVTDQDPLPQDDAITWRETRKKSLGTFRYQFRILMMLMAPLIIAISMTLSDGRMNVVGPVPGFQAFFWIVSIICVTIHATGVIPSERIRQSLDVLLVMPVSSSEIVLQKLSGVRRLILILLVPFTTLLVFQAVWSSYVVVSPSPVDWHKAALKLATMALTSIVYLQLIMWLGFQLGLRMRTQMQAVLATFALVGAACAVPAIIVGPVDFESLDVFFESFSPRQMIFESDALIGLGQNPQALNHNLTLNLIVAWCIFCLHFTIYIGLTWWLRRNALHQFSRIVGRTEPQPEEPTVANELQPVGRVVME
- a CDS encoding ABC transporter ATP-binding protein, yielding MLAVDVQNLTIQYGKLEAVKGISLQIPPGEVFGFIGPNGAGKSSTIRVLATLQPNYRGVARVMELNIRSKPQLVREQIGYVPDFFGVYEDLTVREYLHFFAAAYRLSPQKRKAVVEDVLQLTDLTGKIDSQVDSLSRGMKQRLSLARVLLHDPAVLLLDEPASGLDPRARIEMRELLKALKEMGKTIIISSHILHELAQLCTRIGIIEAGRMVAQGSVAEIYQRLGVLKIVHVQVAFQTPDLIEQLRQLEGVTQVDDQVDRISIRFQEGSLEVEDLHDFIHKQGARIRMFQPEVMDMETAFMKLTEGQTA
- a CDS encoding PSD1 and planctomycete cytochrome C domain-containing protein — encoded protein: MFNPLALAFTHSQMIRRCRDERHRVAATAVSGHRRFETRDPQRGGEAFLRDSILLTVALIVSTLPVQAADSIEYNRDIRPILSENCFYCHGQDGNKRQADLRLDQRDAAIQAKAIIPHDTANSSIVRRILSGDPDEQMPPPKSNRRLSPEQKELLQRWIAEGAKYQTHWAFVTPVRPAEPSVKNEKWSRNPIDRFVLGKLEATELEPSPEADRAKLIRRLSIDLLGLPPTPAEVDAFLADPDPLAYETLVDRMLQNEHYGERMALPWLDAARYADSNGFQQDGDTWQWMWRDELVRALNQDQPFDQFTIWQLAGDLLPNATTEQKLASGFNRNHLLNGEGGAIAEEQRFVNLFDRVDTTATTWLGLTMACSQCHDHKYDPLTMQDYYGLLDAFNRVPETGTPQRMSSRIRVAAPFLELLTDENRRQIAEYESRIKQLDEQAAPLANAAYEGWRQGIAADTNPADVTGLPASVVTLLQKPEGERTEDEKKQVEAELRSLFDKQVRPGLNSKIPILGQLDATRKQFADYKGDQIPRPMIMSDGQPRETAILDRGEYLKPKDKVAFNTPAFLPPLADGLPRNRLGFAQWLIAPENPLMARVQVNRMWQHFFETGLVKTAEDFGVQSEYPLHRSLLDWLAVEFRERGWSMKHIHRLIVTSTTYRQSSRLSPALRAADPENRLFARASRFRMPAMLLRDWALSASSLLNERLGGAPVYPYQPAGIWEPLAITKERDFTYPASSGSDLYRRSIYTFWRRTVGPANMFDASNRQTCRVRLAATSTPLHALTTLNDPTWVEAARVLAEHGMKSASDLEARLTAIFRRVIGRPVTQSDLAYLTKAFNRQAAIYRQEPELAKELLSVGTAKRDESLDLTDHAALTAVCRMILNLDEALTRE